The genomic DNA attaaaagagaaaacaaaagagAGAGTAGACATTATTGTATTCGTTCTCGACGCACAAGATCTTAAAAAAAGAGGTTAgttttaaaaaggaaaaaagtgtTTGTTTTAACACTTGTGCTGGTGCGTCTTTTTGGGAAGACATAACAACAGAAGCTCACATTAGCGTCCGTGCACTAACACTTTTGAAATGAACGCTGGTGTATAGGTATGCCCACTGTATAGGGATACCccaaaggaaggaggaagagatcGACCAACTAAGGGGTATCTCTAAACCTATATAAATCTCATGTCTCTACATACTCCTTGCTCTTTGATATCCGGTAATCAATATGTGGGTTTGAATCATCGACAAGAGGTAGTACACGCACTTTATCCTGTGAACACCTACTAGATACTGGATTGGCTACTGACAAATGCATCGCCTAGCCAAAACTACAACTACGAGACTCGAAACCGAGCGGGTATATTCCACCATAAGGAAACTCCGCCACATTTTTTATGTAGTAGAAATCCTTTCGTGCTTATCCTACCACCTTTGTTTGCGTTTCCATTCATTTGCTGGAGGCATCCATTTTACAGTGCCTAGTTTGTGTTCAGGTACATCAAATTCGATATGTTCACTCCTGCAGCTGAGCGAGGGCTGCCCGTCACAAGGATCATCAGCCGCATGACGCTACAACAGATTCTTGCTCGTGCGGTTGGTGATGATGCTATATTGAATGAAAGCCACGTTGTCGATTTTATAGATGATGGCAACAAGGTGAACAGAAATGGTATTATTTTGTGGCCATGTCAGCAGAAATTTGGCTAAAATTGTTGCGGATGAATGCAGGTAACTGCCATATTGGAGGATGGTCGAAGATTTGAAGGTGATCTTTTGGTTGGAGCCGATGGAATATGGTCAAAGGTAATGCGATTACTACTCCTTTTGGTTCGAAACAAGCACATAAAAGACCTGATTTGCCTAAGGTCTCCTTCACTGGATAGGTGAGGAAGAAGCTATTTGGGCATTCAGAACCCACTTATTCAGGTTACACATGCTACACGGGAGTTGCAGACTTTGTGCCTCCTGATATTGACACAGTTGGGTATGTTGCATGCATGGATCCCAGAATTGTTAACATTATCTTTAGAGATATTGAACTTCCATTGGGGGTATAACATCGTGTTTCACTTTTTTTCTCTATTGAAGGTTTCGATTATTTCTTGGTCACAATCAATACTTCGGCTTTTCAGATGTTGGTGCTAGTAAAGTGCAATGGTATGCTTTTCACAAAGAAGTGGCTGGAGGAACTGACCCTGAAAATGGTTAGTGCTTAGAGCTAAGTTTCCATGTTTCATTAGGTAAACTAACGGTATCTCGTAGTAAGTTGTGATGAAAATGAGGATAATATTTTTATACACCCCCACATGCTTACCATCTGCTAAACACTAACaggcaaaaagaaaagattgCTCGAGATATTCAGCGGCTGGTGTGACTTTGTTGTAGACCTGATCAATGCAACTGAAGAGGAAGCCATTCTTCGCCGAGATATATATGACCGTCCGCCAATTATGAATTGGGGAAGAGGTCGTGTGACCTTGCTTGGTGATTCTGTCCACGCTATGCAGCCAAATCTGGGCCAAGCTGGCTGCATGGCTATTGAGGTTTGCTGTTCAATTAGTTTGCCATGGCTATGGAATCGCTATCATCACGGTGGATATGTTGTTTTAAGATCTGGTACTTACCACAGGATGGTTACCAGCTGGCTGTAGAGCTTGAGAATGCTTGGCAGGAGAGCGTCAATTCTGGAACTCGTGTGGATATAGTTTCTGCCCTGAAGCGGTAACCACTTCTTATAACTGGTTGGACATAGTAGATATTGATGTAattttttataaacttgtcaaatagaaaagttttttttttgtgaaaataCTCAAATAGAAAATTTTAACTTAGAACAAACTAAAACATCTTACATTCATTTTGAAATACTAGGAGTAGCATGTGTTAGCTGTACTTATATAACGTTTCTTTGCGTACACCGATTTATATTTCAATGTTTCAGCTGAATTCAACTCCAAAGCTATTAGTATTTTTCTGATATGGATTTGAGGTGTGTCCGTACTTGGTATTTAGGAAGTTGACTGGCAggcttttatttttcttttgcatattGGACCTACAGTTACGAGAAAGAAAGAAGGCTGCGTGTTGCTATTATACATGGATTCGCAAGAATGGCAGCAATCATGGCTACCATTTATACACCATATTTGGGTGTTGGTATGGGACCTTTATCGGTATGTCATAAACGTAACTGCCTTATATCGCTCAATGCATAGAGTTGATTCTGTTGGTGATCCAAACTTAAAATTAGTTTTTATAGGTATGCTACCAACAATTTTATTGGGTTTCTGAAACAAGGGTCTGAATTAGACTATCTCATTATCGTCCCGTAGGAGCATCACTGAAGAACTGCATACTGAAATTACTTGAACTGCACACTTAAATTGTTTTGATCGTTATGAGGTTACTTTTCGCTTGTAGTTCTTGACCAAGTGGATCAAATTCTCCATCAAGTACGGAGTGGACATGATGCTGAGCTGGGTGCTTAGTGGCAACAGGTGCATACAAAAAACTTCGAACGGTCtcatttcaacttttcaagGCTTCAAGCACATGCAAAGTAGTAGGTTTTCCGGTGGTTTTCGATGCCCCATtccaaaaacaaacaaacaaacaccaGCCCAACTCTCGCATTAGTTCCTACTTACTTATGCATGTTATTTGTGATGCAATTGAATCTTTTCATGGTGTACAGCTCAAAGCTAGAAGGAAAACCTTTGAGCTGCCGACTTTCTGACAAGGTATATTTCTATATGACGAATAAAGATGGTTGGTTGATTCCATCATGAAATTTTTACTGAAACTTAGCACCATGTTGAAGGCAAATGACCAGCTTTATCGATGGTTGGAGGATGACGATGCATTGGAAGAAGCCATGTGTGGAGAGTGCGTTGTGTCTTCTCTAATTTGATTTTATTTAAGCAAAATGTTTGATTTATTCCTTGATGACAGCACctttaacaaaaaaatatagaaaaagaCTTTTATTAGAAAAAAACTATTTGCAGGTGGTACCTCTTCCCCGCAAGCGGAGGAAACAACACTAGCTTGCAACCCGTTCGTTTATTCAGGAATGAACAATGGTCACTCTCTGTTGGGTATGTCTAAATAGCAAAATCATTTTTATCCTAATTGCACTCAATCTAGtattttggaatttttttttgaataaatGCATTTGATTATGCAGGAGCCAGTCAGATCACTGTGACTACGGGTCTTCCCTATCATTGTCCTTGCCACAGGTTATTAGTTAAGCCAAATGATGACAGGGTTTTAACCAACTTCTCGTGCTTTTGCCAATAAACCATTAGTACAAGCCTTTAGTTTATGAACTTCCTTGCAGATATCACAAAGGCATGCTACCATCACGTGCAAGAATAAGGCTTTCTATGTGACTGATCTCGGAAGCGAACATGGTACATGGATTACCGAGTAAGCCCTGAAAATATAGCATGGTTTTATGCCCCTCCTCTAGAATTTCAGTAACAGGATTTTGttcactcaccttcatgtgactATCCAGCAATGTAGGTAGACTTAGCCGCGTGCCACCGTACCTCCCAGTTCATTTCCATCCCTCTGATGTCATTGAGTTCGGTTACGATAAGAAGGTAGCTCAATTCCATCCAATTATTCAGCTAGTCAATTTTATCTCATCGACTCATTTGAACCCTGAATTGTTGTGTAACCATTTCTTCCGTGTTCTGATCGACTAACCATAATTTCTTCCATGTTCTGATCGACAAACCTACAGGCCATGTTCCGGTTGAAGGTTTTGAACACACTCCCATATGAATCCGCAAGAAAAGggaagcagcagctgcagcagcaagtTCTTCAGGCTGCATGAATGGAGACACTAGCCACCACTCCTGACGTCATCATCAGCCAATACATATACTTTACAGCATACAGTAAACACGCGATACTGCATCACTGCATCAGGGAAAGGTGATAGAAGATACGTAGACCAGATGTGATTTTTGCATCCATCTAGATGCCAAAAGGGATTTTACATACTAGCAGCAGCTCTACGAAGAAGAGCTGAGTAGTACAGTAGGCATAAGCAATTTAGCTATTGCGGGACTCTGTGTATTGTGTCCCATCAAATAAAACATTATACATTTATACCCCGAGAAGGCATCACTGTAATTAGCCTTGAGTCAAAACACTGGGATTTCTTTGAAATCATGTGGAAGTCGAACTATTTCACTATAATATATTCTAGAAAAAATCATAAAAGAATGTAATTAATATTCGAAACAGCCCCCTGCACCCCCGGGTTCAGCTATGACCGTACACGAACAGTGAAATCACCCACGGGGAATAGCAATCCATGCATTAATGTGACAAAACAAGAACACCACAGAGAAAACCGTGCAAAAACTAACTCCACTCAAAACCACAGCAGAACCAAATGAACATGCCATTTTGTAAACGTAATGCAGCTTCTTGCACAATAAACTAGAGGAAGCCACCCCAACCGAGTAAAACCACCGGATTTTATAGGGAAGCCTCTGGTTTATCCGTGAATCCTCCGGCAATCCTATGCTTTATAGTTATCTTCCATGTTGGACCCTAtacttatttttttatgtttaaGCCCATGTAACCTTTATGAGCCTATATCTTTCACGTTTTATAGCGATTCTTGCAATCACGCGATCATAGTGGTGGGACTACAACAGCTTTTGATTATCAAAGAATAAcataaaaatacaaaaataatatataatatatcatacttttgcaaaaaaaaccatTATAGTGTGATACGATAATACAACCATATGGCCCTCACGCATAACAGCGCACTGCTATAGTGCTATATTTGCCTGTTACTGAAGGATCGAAACGGCGACCAGAGGGAATCCTTTCAAAAACTTAGACCGCTATCCCAAAATCAAACCCCAAATCCAAATTAGCAGAAGTCAagagatccacgagccaactaggtggctgggtgtctatggtaATGACCAATAAACACAGCGAGATCCTCAGAAACAATCCGGGCGAAAACTATGACAGAACAACTCAAAAACAAGAACACTGCATCGGTTGGGACAGTTTCTGTGTGCCTAGGGCGGATGGTCCGCAGCAAGAGGGCCGGACGGTCCGAACCAGAGAGACAGTTTCTGTCAGTCTGCGGATGAAATGCGGATGGTCCAAGGCAAGAGAGCCGGACAATCCGGACCAGGCGGACGGTCCGAGACCTAGGGGCAGACGGTCCGCATGCTTCGAGACAGAGTCCTCCCAGAAACTCACGAACACAAATTTCTCAATTCACGGCCAAATCAACACCAACTGCCACCAAAATCGAACCAAGGTATCACAAGGTGGTAGAGGAGCTACTCCTAAGAGATCATCGCTCAAAGATTTGTCAAGCCACGGGAAATTCAAATCTCGTGAAGAACACCACTTTTCAACTCCCAAACTTGAATCGCTCCGATCTATGAACAGGTTTCAATCGAAATCCTTCAGTGAAAGGTATcaactcacatcctagttcacTTCAAATCAATCCGTTTGATTCAAAACATCCCACAAATCACGAATCGAACAAAAATGTgagaggggaaggagaggaagaaacaagaacgcgaagaacacaaacggAATTGCACAAAGAGATCATCCCCCAAATCCTagaggacacgaggaggttagggcctccattcccgcAACAAACTTCGGTTCAATTACATGGATTAGGTGCTCAAATCATCCGAGAAcctctagagagataaactagagagagatTAGACCCTAATAAAGTGCTAAACTAGAGAGATggaagaggtgctgaaataaccagccccatatccctatttatagtccaggacgaaagactaaactacccctacaactaCAACCAGGATAACAACCCACgcaggggtattttggtccaagtttttctaCGCTCATCGAacggacacgccgccttcacgactttgcttcgccttgaCGTAACCTTCACGATGACGCCATGTGCCCTCCTTCTTAAAGCTCCagccgcaccgggctcgcccccggttttgaggtccaaaccagcaaacctgcctgcgcaatggttttgaggcccaaaccacccaaaccgtccatcttcaCTTGGCCGCCAGGCGAgctcctcgatgtcgacgcaTGTTCGGCCTCCGCCAGgcctcccgcttgactcgaccgacgccgtctccatcccgtcatgttctcttgccgttccgtgcaccatgtgaaCCACACATGACTCCTCCcgaactcctcgggtccatcggtccaagcctactcgcgttcatccttcaccgcccttagTCTATCAGCATGAACCTTTTGCTTAACCTTCACCGCACACCGTCGGCTATCacaccgcatcctacacctgcacatcaccagccaagagcaacatctatccaacacaatgttgtcaatcactcatcatcgaagggtgaccaccattggtcctcagttACATTTCATTATAATATCAAACGAGAACTACTGTGGTGCCCGCGGTGGCTTTACACCGATGCACAAATGCAAATATAAAACTTTGTAGGATGATGTACAGAACCTAATAACAGCAGTATGTAGTTCATCACTCCACCAACTGCACACCCTGGGGGAAATCCCCGCAGTGTCGGACGTGCCGCACCATCCTGCCTGTGTCACCATCGCCCTTCGCGCGACACTCGTAGTTCGGCGGCGAGTGGAAGCACGGCTCAATGCTAGTGGCGCGCCGGCAAGGCGTGTTAGGCGCCTTCCCATCGACGGGGCTCCCGAGCACCCAAGGTCTGAGCCCTGCCAGCCCGTGACCAACGTATCCAAACGTCGAGACGGCGGAGGTGACCACCGCGTCCGAGAAACCGAGCAGCACCATCTCCGCAAACGCCTGCTGGTTGTGCTCCTTCTCCCCGGATCGCTGTGCGCCCAGGTGCGTCGGCTGGTACACGCTCACCGCCTCCCTGCCCGTCGAGCCGTTCTTTTGGTACAGGTCCCTGAGCTTCTCGGAGTACTCGCCGTGCAGGGACACGACGAGCACGGCCTTCTGTTTCGCCGGCTGGCCGTCGGCGTTCgccgcgagctcgccgacgcTGGGAACGGCGGGCAGGATGTCCTCGCGTTGCGAGCAGTTGAGGATCTGGCCGTAGAGCTCGTCGGTAGAGATGGGCGCCCAGCTGAACGTGCGCACCTGGATGCCCACGCGCTCGTCGGCCCTGGCGAAGTACTCGTCGTGGTCCCGCATCACCATGCTCCACACCGTGTTGCTCGGGTGGAACAGGTAGCGACCGAGGTGGTGGAACACGGAGTCGCGGCGCGGGAACATGCGCGCGAGCTCCCGCTCGTACCGCGGGATCAGGAACAGGGCTGGCAAGAAGTAGTTGTCCGAGTGGAACACGAGCCACGGCACGCGGCGCAGCTGGGCCTGCACGTCGTCGCAGAAGAATTGCTTCTCCTGGGCGTCGTAGTTGTTCACCAGGTGCGCGTACAGCCATGGCGCCACGCCGGGGTCCTCGCCGCGCCTAAGCACGGAGCCGAGGCTCTCGTGGTGCCCTAGGTTGAGCTGCTCCATGCCACGGATAGGGAAGTCCTTGTCCGCTGGCAGGATCCACGTGGATCCCGGGAACGGCTCGCAGAAGAGGTCGTCGagggcgtcgccgccgctgtggacgaggaggacgcggtCGGTGAGGAGCGCGTAAAGGAAGCCAGAGGTGAGGGAGAGAATGCGGTTGCCGAGGCCCTCGACCGGGTTCCACACGAGGTAGCTGCACCCGGGGGAAGACgaagtggcggcggaggcgttcgacgcggcggcggcgcgcaggcgtTCGACGGCGCGCGCGTAGGCGGGTGTGCCGGGGCCGCACTGGCGATGCAGCGACTCGTATCGGCGGAGCGCGGAGACGAGGTAGGAGGAGATGGCGTGCAGTGATGGCCGGCGGTAGAGCGAGACTCGGTAGCGGCTGAGGCAGGAGCTGTCATTGAAGTCCGGCGACAGGAGGCCGCCCAGAGTCGGGTCGCGGGGATCCGGCACCGTCGCAAATGGAGCGGTGCCTTGGTTGGACGATTTTCATTGCATGCACAAAAGGAGATCAAACCATTAACAAAAAAGAAGCCGTTGCATCATGCACGTTGCTTAGCTAGTTCGTTCATTCATGCCTGCAGATGCTTCTTGAATTTCATCTACGCGGAATAGCAGTTTCTTAATTACGTCATGTTTAGCACAATAATCGCAACGAATCTTGTTTAAGCTCTCACGTCCGGCGACTATACGAGGTACGAGCGTGTACGTGCGTACCGGCTTTCAGGACGGCACGTCCTCCGTCCAAGACCCAGGTATTGTTGCCGCCCGAGCCCGAGGGCGTCAACCGGACGCCGAAGAGGGCGGCGGCCAAGAGCACCGCGGCCGTCACCACGCTCACCGTGatcgccagcgccgccggccgcgcggccgttcggcaccaccgccgccgtgccgccagTCCACGACACGCGGCCGTTCGaaaccaccgccgccgtgccgccagTCCACGACACAGTGACAGCTGATCCATCATCACTACTTGGCTGCCTAGTGCCTAGGATTCTAGGAACGAACGAACTTTGCTGGCTGGCTACCTATACGCGTGTGGTTCGCAACTTCGGCCTGTTCCGGCCGGCTTGGCTCTCTCTGCCTGCTGATATAGCTAGCGATAGGCGTACGTGCTTATGAAACAGTGCGATCGCTTGCAGGGCCGCCGGGCTTACGAGCATATACGTGCGTACCGGCTTTCAGGACGACGCGTACTCCGCCAAGACCCGGGTTAATTTCTGCGCACAGCGCGCGGCCACCACTCTCACACCATGATCACCTGCACCAATAAGTCGCGCCAACGACGGGGACAATAAATGCTTCGATCGTGCCGAAGACCATGGCCAGTCATCCAGGGACAATGAACGCAGGCACCACCGTTGGATTATACGTGGCCCATTAATAATTCTAAATAAATCACAAaggtttttttttggataaaatGATTTTATTGATTTTTCAGGATCATTACATCAAGTTCACAAAAAAATCTTGAATCACTCTCACCCTATGCAAATTAAGATGCACATAGCCTAGCTAGTAAAGTTTAGAAAAGCACATGCACGCTAATGACTACCGTGATATGTAGACTAGATCGTCATCTGTGTACTTGAAAAGAAACACTGCGACCACCTATGCCAATTGTTGAGATGCCGCGGCAGAGGAAAGCCCAGGTGCGGAACAAGTGGATAACCGGGCAAATAGTCTACAGGTTAGAAGAGATATTTTCTTTTCAAATACCATGTTATTCAATATTCATGCATAACCATAATGACCAAACAGTAGGCCCTAGCAAGACTAGTGGTTTTATTTCCTTTCTAATTTCCCGTAACCAACTGCTAAAATGATGTGCACACTACGAGGTTAAGAAAGAACCAAAACCGCCTAAATTATAGAGCAAATATCGCAAGCCAAATTGCATTCCTGTGTCAGCACTACTCCCATGCGTAAATATCATGAAATATCCTAATTTTCAATGGGGCTTTTAATTTATAGTCTTGTTAATCTTAGGGACATCAATATGAATCAGCACCAGATGATGAAATTTCACCAAGAAAAATCTATTTAGCTGTAGATTCCAGCAAAACCCGTCTTACTCTTGAGTCAATGCAATGTTTTTTTCCCGAAAATGGAGAACTTTATTGCTTAAGGCGATTCATTACACACTAGAGTGTAGGAACTGAAACAAAAGAAACACGACACTCTCCCGAGCGAATGGCTAGATGAGCTAGCTCAGGCGCAATTTTATTTTGCTCTCTCCTTATCTTGGCAAAACGTAGACTATGCAGTTGTCTGCTATCCCGTCAAATGTCAAGGATGACTGGTGCAATCAGAGGCCTGTCAACACCAGATGCTCCCAGTTTATCAATAACTATCGAGCAATCGGCTTCCAAGATCATATCCCTATCCGGCCATCTTGCTGCTAGTCTAACTCCTTCCAGGCATGCTAGCGCCTCTACTTCTTTCGCATCTCTGCAATGACGCAGCCAGCACCAAGCCATCAGCAAAGGCTGCCTTTTGCAATCTCTGATGATGACGCCGATGGCTACTTCCCCTGTATGAATGATAAAAGCCCCATCTACATTGATCTTAAGAGCTTCCCCTCCCGGCAGAATCCATCTAGTAGCTCTCCTCAGCATATTCGTTGGTGGGCGGGCTTGGTTTGTTTCTGAAATCTTCTGCTTCCCTCGAGTATCCTCAGCCGGCGTCTGTTGTCGTATTTGGAGCAATGAATGAATGTATCTCATTAGAAAGAGCACAGAGCATGCTATCGATATCTATTCACCAGCTTATAGCACTCTATTCCATATTAGCATAAGGAAATTTGAAATAGTTTCAATGTCATACCTATCCAATAGCATAAGAAGCCACTCCGGTCCCGTATAAATCATATCTGACTCGTCAGGTAACGGCAATTGGCTTCTCAGTTCAAGACGTAGAGCGCGAGCATGCGGGCAGGCAATGACAGCATGGAAACAATCTTCCGTCGGGTGACCACAAAGCTCGCAGCTACTCTCCTGGTCTCGGTGTCCGAAGCAAATACACTTATTTGCTCTGGTGGGCAAACCATTATTAATGACCTTCCAAGTGAAAACTCTTACCTTACATGGAACCTGAGCACTCCAAATTTTCTTCCATAATCCTCTGCTCCCATCTGTAATGGTACTAGAGCCAATGTCACCCATCTCATACTTCCACTTCATTGCCAATCTATAAGCACTTCTCACCGAAAATAGTTCGCTTTTCTCGAAATTCCATGCCAACCAGTCACTACAATGACTCGATGGTAATTTGATTTTCAGAATTTCAGCCGCATCACATTGGTGAAAAAACCTTCGAACCAACGTCTCATCCCAATCATTCAATGCAATGTTAGCAATTCATGGAAGCAAATCATTCAATGTTGTTAACTCTTGTCTTTTAATATATGTGCCATAAAAGATCAAGAGGCGAGGTGCTGACCTACAAATAAGGGTACTGTTCCTGCAGGGTCGAATTTAATTTCACAGGCACTTTTATTTCCAAGATTAATTTGGAACCCTTCTTTAACTATGAAAGAGGTAGATAATTTAGGTATAAATTTCGGTGTTGCTGTTTTCATATTGCATAAGCTTGT from Setaria italica strain Yugu1 chromosome VII, Setaria_italica_v2.0, whole genome shotgun sequence includes the following:
- the LOC101781949 gene encoding zeaxanthin epoxidase, chloroplastic; this encodes MASPSTAVSLPSAASCRARTVLALPTPSAPRRRSPGGRARLVTTAAMPAPEPNKARVLVAGGGIGGLAFALAAKRKGFEVLVLERDVSAVRGEGRYRGPIQLQSNALAALEAIDAAAADEVMDAGCVTGDRVNGIVDGVSGSWYIKFDMFTPAAERGLPVTRIISRMTLQQILARAVGDDAILNESHVVDFIDDGNKVTAILEDGRRFEGDLLVGADGIWSKVRKKLFGHSEPTYSGYTCYTGVADFVPPDIDTVGFRLFLGHNQYFGFSDVGASKVQWYAFHKEVAGGTDPENGKKKRLLEIFSGWCDFVVDLINATEEEAILRRDIYDRPPIMNWGRGRVTLLGDSVHAMQPNLGQAGCMAIEDGYQLAVELENAWQESVNSGTRVDIVSALKRYEKERRLRVAIIHGFARMAAIMATIYTPYLGVGMGPLSFLTKWIKFSIKYGVDMMLSWVLSGNSSKLEGKPLSCRLSDKANDQLYRWLEDDDALEEAMCGEWYLFPASGGNNTSLQPVRLFRNEQWSLSVGSQSDHCDYGSSLSLSLPQISQRHATITCKNKAFYVTDLGSEHGTWITDNVGRLSRVPPYLPVHFHPSDVIEFGYDKKAMFRLKVLNTLPYESARKGKQQLQQQVLQAA
- the LOC111255672 gene encoding probable fucosyltransferase 7, giving the protein MMDQLSLCRGLAARRRWFRTAACRGLAARRRWCRTAARPAALAITVSVVTAAVLLAAALFGVRLTPSGSGGNNTWVLDGGRAVLKAGTAPFATVPDPRDPTLGGLLSPDFNDSSCLSRYRVSLYRRPSLHAISSYLVSALRRYESLHRQCGPGTPAYARAVERLRAAAASNASAATSSSPGCSYLVWNPVEGLGNRILSLTSGFLYALLTDRVLLVHSGGDALDDLFCEPFPGSTWILPADKDFPIRGMEQLNLGHHESLGSVLRRGEDPGVAPWLYAHLVNNYDAQEKQFFCDDVQAQLRRVPWLVFHSDNYFLPALFLIPRYERELARMFPRRDSVFHHLGRYLFHPSNTVWSMVMRDHDEYFARADERVGIQVRTFSWAPISTDELYGQILNCSQREDILPAVPSVGELAANADGQPAKQKAVLVVSLHGEYSEKLRDLYQKNGSTGREAVSVYQPTHLGAQRSGEKEHNQQAFAEMVLLGFSDAVVTSAVSTFGYVGHGLAGLRPWVLGSPVDGKAPNTPCRRATSIEPCFHSPPNYECRAKGDGDTGRMVRHVRHCGDFPQGVQLVE